One Salvia miltiorrhiza cultivar Shanhuang (shh) chromosome 6, IMPLAD_Smil_shh, whole genome shotgun sequence genomic window, TTGTACATTAGGCACTGTATCTATAATCTGCTTTATTTCCAAGCTATTAACGTCATAGATGTAGGTTTGCTCTTTAAACAAAACTATCAATCTGCACATACAGGAGAAATCCAAGAAACTATTGAATGAAGAACCAGACAGAGGCATAAGTTACTAGATAATACTGTATCAAGGATAAAGTAATCTATCTTCATATAAAATAGCACATAGTCAGAATGGACAATCAATGTAATCATAActcattaaattaatttgacAGAAATTCACACTGAGAACCATAAGAGAAGCACATATGCAAATAATACCTTTTCCTATCTACACGAACAGCAAGAATAGAAGTCAAGAAGTTGAGTTCTCTGAGTGAAGTTCCATTAACGGTATTGAACAAACATAATCTCCTTGGTGACAAAGAAGGCTATCACAAGCAGATGAAAAACAAGAGGTCATTAACAAATAGCACTTGAAAGGGGGCCTAATCATATGATGAAAGTGCGGAATAATGACTATTGCAGTAAAAATAACACTGAATTTTCATAAAAACAATAAGCAAGCTGAAGGGAAACCTGTTCACCAGCCCCAACAATGGCAAGAAGACTTGTCCTGTATAGCATTTCAACAATGATGAATGCACCAATAGCTAGCAGAAGCAATTGAATTCCATTAGAAGATCTTCATGTGCTCAAAATACAGCAACAAACATTAAGATTCACATTCATGGATATCTTTCATGCTGTTGAAGCAAAACTGCAAATTACCAGGGCATGCCGTGTGCATTGCTAAAATTCACTCATAGTCTGGTGCATACTGCATATGCATATCCTTGTAAGTGAAGATTAAACAAGAACTAGATCACTTGAGCTGGCAAACAATTTCCTTAATCCCCGTATTATACCACATATATCTAATTCAATAATGATATCAGGAATTCAGGATCACCGAATAACTTTGGCAATACACGCATAACAAATGAATTGAAGTGATCAACTATATACAGTCTCAACATCGTTTTCAACTAAAATAAACACCAATAACCCATCCGATTTCCGCAAACATGATCTCTGATACAACGAAATCACACTTTCTCCCGACGCTCATATTCACAAATACATAAAAGAAATCTAACGAACAAATCAACTACTCTTccaaacgaaaaagaaaaaggaacgGAGCTGAATTTCGAGCAAAATTTTGAATGCACGAAACATATTACTCCATAATTTAAATACCTCGTTCATAGAGGAGCCTTCCAGTATTACAGTCGAAAATTTTGAAGCCGTCTTTGGTTCCAATTGCGAAGCAGCTGAGAGGAAGAAAACATCGTTTTGGATTAAGACGTCTAAAATTGGTACTTGCGAATTGATGAATGATCGGTATAGTAAAAAAACCTGTTGTCTTGGTTGAAGGAAGCGCAGAGAATCGGATGAGCAGATGATTGATTAGCCATTCCCGACTAAATTCACAGCTCTTTTCTCCAAAGTCGTTTGTAAATCCTTCCAATACACTCCGCTCCAGTCCGACCCATGCTCATCTCATCTCTCTTGAGTTGTGATTATATAACAAGCAAAATTCTGTTGCAAGTTTGAACCCtcattgattaaaatttaaaagtgtATTaacctctattttatttaattacagTATCGGTTAATCGGATGTGAAATGGCTTAGAAGACCCAATGTTTTTTGATTAATTTCTAATCTACCGCTTATAGAGTAAGTAGtctttttatgatttttaatgAGGCAATTTTGGGTACAATTAGATCCTAATTCGTACTCTGATCCGAACCCGAGTCCTAACTTGAACCGTATAAATAACAATATTCTGAATGCgggtcaacccgattgtacggtacattTGGTTGTACCcacgtttttatattttttaattatcatttttgatgatttttatattatattaaattttaaatgcatatttgagttttttttttcatgaatcaaatttgactatgtttaaaaaataactaaaatataaaaaaattcatctttatttattatatagatatCTCTTTATCTATTACTAGTGTTACATATATTGATTGTAACTATAATATCcttattcattttaattgtTAAGGATACTCTAATGATTTGATGTAAGGTATGAACCCTTTTGcatatgaaattaaattctttgaAAATTGTAGTAATAAATTTCTTCATtactaaaattcaataattttacAAGCTCGTTTCACGAATTAAGATTGTAAAACAAACTAAATATCCAAATCCGAAGTCATATCTAATCCATAATTGTCACTCAAATTTATACACTGTTATTTCATATTTACATAAGAATTTCACATCCTCAAAGCACACACCTAAGAGAATAGAAAACCAAACCTAGGAATCTAAtctaagaaaaagaaaatgcatcTGCAAACTACAAGAAATAGAAAATAGTAAAGCTCTAATTatttaaaacaaaacaaacacacaagGAAGAAATGTAAAATGGTAGCAATGCTAGTAATTATTTAGACCAAAACAATCACCACCTTAGTCCACATCTCTTTATCAGCATATATAGGTACAATAGGAAGAATTCAGCACAATCGTTTTCTACTTCATGCATTAAAAAAAGAAAGCGAGGCTATGCGCAAAGACTACAATGAAATGAGGGGAAAATGGCAGAAAACGAAGTAGCTAAAATGACAATTTGGCTCTACAGTAACATATAATCAAGGTACAGAATTCATAATGTCTTTGGTGAAAAACCTCTGAATGCTCTTTGATACGCTGCTCGAACATTTTCTACGCCCGGTCTCTCGATATATTTGATGCTATTCCTCAATCAATCTTCACTGACGAGAAGAGGTAATGAACGAAGTAGAACGAAGTAAGGAAACCGATGGTGCCGGTAGAGAGCATGATCGCAACTGCCATTATCAGGGAGTAGCCGAGATAGAGTGTTGCAGACACTGGTCCACTCAGGCTTTGGAGGTCGAAGACGAGATAATTGATGGAGTACAAGAATACGTATAGGGCAACTGAACCAGAGGCGTAGAACGCTTTCCACCACCACATCCAATCCTCAACACATAGATGCATGTAAGTCAGGACAACAGATACTTCTGCACAAACTATCACCAGCAACAAGAGAACAACGAGCAAGAAGCCAAAGACGTAGTAGAACCTCCCGAGCCAGATGCTAGAAAGAATGAAGAAAAGCTCGATGAAGAGAGTTCCGAAAGGAAGAGTTCCAGCACCAAGAACGAGAAGCCATGAGGGGTATTTGCGAGCAGGAATCTCTCTAGGGATCTGGTTGGTGCGCACGGGGTACTGAATAGGCTCAGCTCGTGTGCCTAAGTGTCCACCCAAGAGAGTGAGGGGTACTGAGATGCAGAACCAAAGTGCCAAGAGTATAAAATACAAGGAAAGAGGAATAGCCCCAGTACTCTTGCTGCCCCAAAGGATGAAGTTCAAGAAAGtcaaaataacaaaaacgaTTCCGGGGAAGAAACAAGCTATCGACCAAGAAACTGATCTCCAACCTGTAGATGTACCTTTAATAGTTGTCCACATTCTCACACCAACATATCCAGCAGCAATTCCCAGGAAAAGATAAAGCAATATCATGCCAGTCAACAGCATACCCCGTGAAGCTGGTGACATGAAACCAAGAGCTGCAAAGACAATAGTGACAACCGCCATCCCAGTAATCTGGACCCCATCCCCAACCATCACACAGAGTAACTTTGAGTTGGAAGGCTCTCGGAAAACATCACCAACCACAAGCTTCCATCCGGAAAGCTCCTCATTCATCTGTGCCTGAGCCTCTTTGTCCAGCTCTTCATACCTTGTCAGATCCCTTCTCACTGTTCTCAAAAATATGACAAAAACAATGCCTGCCAAGAAGAAAATCACCATCAGTGAGTTTAGAATTGAGAACCAGTGCACACGGGCACCTTCCATCTTCAGGTACGCGTCCCATCGAGATGGCCATCTGATGTCACTTTTTACAAACTCAACATCATATGTAAAGGACACTCTCTCATGTTCCCTAATAATCTGAGAGTTACCAATCTCCTGTGGACAGCTGACAGGTGCAACAGTATCATACCGGTGGAGTTTAGTCATCTTCTCAGGGTCATATTTAACACTACATGGGACAACCTCAAAACCAACAATCTCAAAACCTGAAGCCTTCTTTTTGTCAGCTTCTGAAATGACACCCATGCCTTCTTCACCAGTGCCAATTATCTCTACACCAGCCCCTTCATACTCATGAATCAACACTGTAAACTTGAGATGGTTAATGATGTAATCATCATTACTGTTTTGAGGAGTGTACCCAACTGGGTAGCCAGTCCACTGAATTTTAACCCCATTTTGGTTGGTAAACCTCATAGCAGGTAAGTTATCAAGTATCATGTTCACTTGATACAGATCCCGAGTTCTTTGTTTTAGAAGCTTCACATCATTTTCACTCAATTCAGGAGTGGTGCAGAGGTAGAGAGACTCGTTGACATTCATGCGGAATCGATACGGAGAGTTGTCAATTTGATCTCCCATTAGCAGCTCTCCAAGATTCTCAGCACTTTTTTTAATTCCATCTTGAGGCTTGCAATAAGGCAGACTGTAATAGCTGAAGGGAAGCTCAGTTTCAATGGAGGTCAAAGAATTCACTTTGGCATAAATTTCCTCTGATGGGGAATATGTGTGCATATAGCTTCCAGGTAGATAGAAACCATTACAAGCTTGGAATATTAGAATGAAGTATGTGAAAATAGTGCATGATTTCCTTCTTGATATTGAAGGGAATGCCATTGCTCAAAAGAAGGAAAGCCTAAAATATGAACCAAACCAGCTTGAGATAAGCTAAACTGAAgacataaaaatcaaatctgCAAAAGGAAGATTCACACAGTTAGTATTCTATTTCTTGATTGAAATTCAAAGCTATAAGTCTCACGGTTTAACTGAGGCTAAGGGCTTTTCAGGCCACAATATAGGTTTACAATCAAACATTAACTAGACATACTTACAAGCATTTTGCACACCTCTGAATCAAGGTTCTGAAAAGAAATATTCAAGCATGTAGTTTCCTAAAAGTACTTGTAACTATAGTAAGGTTGTTTTTGTTGGAATGTATTTTACTGTTCATCcaccaaaaaatttaaaaaacccaCAATGTTGAGCTGATTCAATGTGGACTTTTGGATATATCACTCTTTCTCGAAGTCCATTTACGGATATCAAATATAGAATATGTGCAAAAAATGGACTTCCATGTCTAGAAGCTCATATGAAATGATTTCCTACTAAACACTTAATTTTCAATTAAGGAGTGAGTGTAACTAACTTCCCACAAATACAAACACCACACAGCCGATAAAATGCAAGGTTAACATTCTGAACTATTAAGCCTAGCTGCCAATTGCTAACATGATAAAGTTCTTACAAAGAGAGGGTACAGAAGTAGGTCAAACATAAAATTAAGCAAAAGAAACATCTTACAGCATGCAGATACCTTTGTACACAGATCTATAAACAGAGAAATAGAAAGTCAAGATGATTTCCATTGCAGCGCAATATCAACAAGAAACCAGATCAGTGTGGCTATCATCTTATGTTCTCTATGCATACCAAATCCAATGATTTCCCACAATAAGGCTGTCTTGATAGATCTTCAAACCAATTAACTAAAAACCTGACCACATTAGAGACCACTAAAAATCTAGCACTTTAGGCTTTTATACATTTGATATGCTGCATGTTACGTAATTTGTTGAAACATGCAGAGATCGTCATGCATCAGCCCAACCAATACATAACAGAGTTATTGAagcttaaattaataataatgacAAACTGACATTTCTCAATACCCACGCAAAAAGATACTAGAACTTGTAGCATGACCATCTGTTAACATAGCAATCCACCTACATCAGACAACTAAAGCTAAATACACCACAAACAAACCAGTCAAATAAACTATTCTCCAGATCCTTAAAAACCATTAGGGCCAAAAGTAATAGTAATAGCTAATGACACTACAACATGACATTAAGATAATAAGATCAAAGGGAAAAAGTAAATACATCAGTGCTGTACTTTAACATTGTTTCAATAATAATCCTTTCAGTTTAGCAATGCATTCAGAAAACAGCTAACATATAATAGCTAAATCGTCTTCACAGTTAAATTTGCTTTGACTATCACTACGTCACATCCTCTCAAACTAATAAGAACCTGAGAACCCGAGATCCCCAGTCTAATTACTTCTACGGGTGCACAGAACTGCAAATCTTCAGGAACTA contains:
- the LOC130987657 gene encoding transmembrane 9 superfamily member 12 translates to MAFPSISRRKSCTIFTYFILIFQACNGFYLPGSYMHTYSPSEEIYAKVNSLTSIETELPFSYYSLPYCKPQDGIKKSAENLGELLMGDQIDNSPYRFRMNVNESLYLCTTPELSENDVKLLKQRTRDLYQVNMILDNLPAMRFTNQNGVKIQWTGYPVGYTPQNSNDDYIINHLKFTVLIHEYEGAGVEIIGTGEEGMGVISEADKKKASGFEIVGFEVVPCSVKYDPEKMTKLHRYDTVAPVSCPQEIGNSQIIREHERVSFTYDVEFVKSDIRWPSRWDAYLKMEGARVHWFSILNSLMVIFFLAGIVFVIFLRTVRRDLTRYEELDKEAQAQMNEELSGWKLVVGDVFREPSNSKLLCVMVGDGVQITGMAVVTIVFAALGFMSPASRGMLLTGMILLYLFLGIAAGYVGVRMWTTIKGTSTGWRSVSWSIACFFPGIVFVILTFLNFILWGSKSTGAIPLSLYFILLALWFCISVPLTLLGGHLGTRAEPIQYPVRTNQIPREIPARKYPSWLLVLGAGTLPFGTLFIELFFILSSIWLGRFYYVFGFLLVVLLLLVIVCAEVSVVLTYMHLCVEDWMWWWKAFYASGSVALYVFLYSINYLVFDLQSLSGPVSATLYLGYSLIMAVAIMLSTGTIGFLTSFYFVHYLFSSVKID